The following coding sequences are from one Eucalyptus grandis isolate ANBG69807.140 chromosome 11, ASM1654582v1, whole genome shotgun sequence window:
- the LOC104424402 gene encoding LOW QUALITY PROTEIN: uncharacterized protein LOC104424402 (The sequence of the model RefSeq protein was modified relative to this genomic sequence to represent the inferred CDS: inserted 1 base in 1 codon) → MLQPLLATYKNVALYASLALSLSLLLSFLRLPVLLLRGLFTYIQPENLGGGGGGASSPSGLRAAIRRPGSDPAPSAGGLNGFQTLSSSTSAELRKRGRSKEKFEFDENNAQIFRLKLDEAHLESRIYFREYGGVFALSLVGASCAALNLYLDGGXRGGGDGVLADGSLIPVLFGFVAVSKWFLALAKVSFERSASRRSEKQLSLCFGVLGFIAGLLICSSLARSSLDFDLGAVDGFCAILIAGSMGCLAGYLYMPAAKSARAFWLGTDQIRSNLSIISCGWFARMVLFATYLLSIFTALLWINPLSKMLINERLGDGKVGSLSGDGGDADRLLGNVGMSRSDFTKFRLWCLLISSVLQIAAFRSVFQMYLNEAVLSWYQRLHSSRVPDLDFSRAKVFLHNHYLCLTILQFLAPPSLALLFLGLSQIEGNPFGKLNLQCGQLPCSAVLKQVALLMAWWVVFVWTVFTSVTLVLYRRGFLYVS, encoded by the exons atgctGCAACCGCTCCTGGCGACGTACAAGAACGTCGCCCTCTACGCCTCCCtcgccctctccctctccctcctcctctccttcctccgcctccccgtcctcctcctccgcggCCTCTTCACCTACATCCAGCCCGAGAacctcggcggcggcggcggcggcgcctcCTCCCCCTCCGGCCTCCGCGCCGCCATCCGGAGGCCCGGCTCCGATCCCGCCCCCTCCGCCGGCGGCCTCAATGGGTTCCAGACCCTGTCCTCCTCCACCAGTGCCGAGCTCAGGAAGCGGGGCAGATCCAAGGAAAAGTTCGAGTTCGACGAGAACAACGCCCAGATCTTCCGGCTCAAGCTCGACGAGGCCCACCTCGAGTCCAGGATCTATTTCCGTGAGTACGGCGGCGTCTTCGCCTTGTCCCTCGTCGGCGCTTCCTGCGCCGCGCTTAATCTATACTTGGACGGCG GCCGGGGTGGCGGGGATGGGGTCTTGGCGGACGGGTCTCTGATTCCGGTCCTGTTCGGATTCGTTGCGGTGTCCAAGTGGTTCTTGGCGCTGGCCAAGGTTTCCTTCGAGCGGTCGGCCTCGAGGAGGTCAGAGAAGCAGCTCAGCTTGTGCTTCGGGGTCCTGGGGTTTATCGCGGGGCTCTTGATTTGTTCGTCGCTTGCTCGGTCAAGTCTGGATTTTGATCTCGGCGCGGTTGATGGGTTCTGCGCGATTCTAATCGCGGGCTCGATGGGTTGCCTTGCCGGTTATCTTTATATGCCCGCCGCGAAGAGTGCCCGGGCGTTTTGGCTCGGAACTGATCAGATTCGATCCAACTTGTCCATAATATCTTGCGGATGGTTTGCGAGGATGGTGCTCTTTGCGACCTATCTGTTGAGTATTTTCACGGCATTGCTTTGGATCAATCCATTATCTAAAATGCTTATTAATGAAAGACTCGGCGATGGTAAGGTGGGGAGTTTGTCTGGTGATGGTGGAGATGCGGACAGATTACTTGGAAATGTGGGGATGTCGAGATCGGATTTTACCAAGTTTAGGCTTTGGTGCTTGCTGATATCGAGTGTCTTGCAAATCGCGGCATTTCGTTCGGTCTTTCAAATGTATCTGAACGAAGCCGTACTGTCGTGGTACCAGAGGTTGCACTCTAGCAGAGTTCCAGATTTAGATTTTAGCAGGGCCAAGGTTTTTCTCCACAATCACTACCTATGCCTGACTATCTTGCAGTTCCTGGCCCCCCCGAGCTTGGCACTTCTCTTTCTTGGCTTATCTCAGATCGAAGGTAACCCCTTTGGAAAGTTAAATTTGCAATGTGGCCAGCTACCTTGCTCGGCTGTTCTCAAGCAGGTGGCTCTGCTCATGGCTTGGTGGGTGGTCTTTGTTTGGACCGTGTTCACTTCTGTAACCTTGGTGCTATACCGTCGCGGTTTTTTGTATGTTTCCTGA
- the LOC104424406 gene encoding methyl-CpG-binding domain-containing protein 13 isoform X1, whose translation MADESSDEWLPSGWTVTVRVKRSGRKDRLYTSPDGIRYSTKVEVLRYLKTVPCNSPQPKEEKNVLLEQSVGSSCDGIVHTDSFPSKEDRKINPDQYDKNRYDHTARNSPPPFKEEHKIGLEHCSKDFSCNAIESGSPTFKGKKIVCGDAVDSCTLLPVGQEVDLDRLVKMVCSESAENHSTLTREEDKSSHQQSPKDVCSDTAWISSSTFKEEKIFSLDDSAKEAHENKTESTSPSLKQNNKARRQQPTVNVVVEKVVAEGLPEGWTKEIKVKRKNGTIIRRDPYYTDPVSGYVFRSMKDVRRYLDTGDIGRLAYKPPDKDEIDAELEDSKITLPVVTKKQKLSVVETEGTDDQGLQQSECVTDKHMPTSDQPEEVIPVLGVCGSSVDAVGREGTDFSCSRVSDAEGLEQKQEKSNCSEKDLPVPEGRTLFEEHSQNLVVAEGNKEIETSIQKSQEKKKKKKGLAVPQRASKRLAGIAVDPTVEITTVRANRGPAKHVNQEEVSQAKDTTSGSGVAPEPQSMEQLGLQQDTKCTGEAEEAKETSEVVAACKEDFEDLEDDRKKQGGAKPLQRESLSIASEHPGNVESVHKSEEKPVLPFDLPSEDILSDPCIEFAIKTLTGISFDTSTESALEFSNSRNSLGDLAHLNVHGENMETEKEENEKQGCGVVLPLQKLAQPEKHVGKVSAEETAGDVPGSSLNLPFGDSWADPCIEFAIKTLTGAIPVEYGLDVHDLIQQQMRSSQMQEASDLNLSNAGLDNFCRTDLLWQHSADTAVKPVCRPQAGLVPTAPHTGNVDFQRSSGSVRRQHRQDRSNKCQR comes from the exons ATGGCGGACGAGAGCTCCGATGAGTGGCTTCCCTCCGGCTGGACTGTGACTGTCAGAGTGAAGCGGAGCGGCCGGAAGGATAGG CTTTACACCTCTCCTGATGGAATCAGATACTCTACCAAGGTGGAGGTGTTGCGCTATCTGAAAACTGTACCATGTAATTCTCCTCAAccaaaagaggagaaaaatgtCCTCCTTGAGCAATCTGTGGGCAGTTCTTGTGATGGCATTGTACACACCGActcttttccatcaaaagagGATAGAAAGATCAACCCTGATCAATATGACAAGAATCGCTATGATCACACTGCACGAAACAGCCCTCCTCCATTCAAGGAGGAGCATAAGATTGGCCTTGAGCATTGTTCAAAAGATTTTTCGTGCAATGCTATAGAGAGTGGCTCTCCTACTTTCAAAGGGAAGAAAATCGTTTGTGGCGATGCTGTAGACAGCTGTACTCTTCTTCCCGTAGGACAGGAGGTTGATCTTGATCGACTTGTGAAAATGGTTTGTAGTGAAAGTGCAGAAAACCACTCTACTCTAACCAGAGAGGAGGACAAGAGCAGCCATCAGCAATCCCCAAAAGATGTTTGCAGTGACACTGCATGGATCTCCTCTTCTACTTttaaagaggagaaaatattcagccTTGACGATTCTGCAAAAGAAGCTCATGAAAACAAGACAGAAAGTACCTCTCCTAGTTTGAAGCAGAACAACAAAGCACGGCGTCAGCAGCCTACTGTAAAT GTTGTAGTTGAAAAGGTTGTGGCAGAAGGGTTACCCGAGGGATGGAccaaagaaattaaagtgaaaaggaagaatGGTACCATCATCAGGAGAGATCCG TACTACACTGACCCTGTGAGTGGATATGTCTTCCGCTCGATGAAAGATGTCCGTCGATATCTTGACACTGGAGACATTGGGAGGCTTGCATATAAGCCGCCAGACAAAGATGAGATTGATGCTGAATTAGAAGACAGCAAAATCACT TTGCCCGTTGTTACCAAGAAGCAGAAATTATCGGTTGTTGAAACTGAAGGTACAGATGATCAGGGATTGCAACAGAGTGAATGTGTGACAGATAAACATATGCCTACATCTGACCAACCTGAAGAAGTCATACCTGTACTTGGAG TTTGTGGAAGTTCTGTAGATGCTGTGGGCAGGGAGGGAACTGATTTCAGCTGCTCAAGAGTTTCTGATGCTGAAGGTCTAGAGCAGAAGCAAGAGAAGAGCAACTGCAGTGAAAAGGATCTTCCAGTTCCTGAAGGCAGAACCCTCTTTGAGGAGCATTCGCAGAATTTGGTGGTGGCAGAAGGAAACAAAGAGATCGAAACTTCCATCCAAAAATcccaggagaagaagaagaagaagaaagggctTGCCGTTCCTCAGCGAGCTTCAAAACGACTTGCTGGCATTGCCGTTGATCCCACAGTGGAAATAACAACAGTTCGAGCAAATAGAGGCCCGGCAAAGCATGTTAATCAGGAGGAAGTTAGTCAGGCTAAAGATACCACAAGTGGTAGTGGTGTTGCTCCTGAACCCCAAAGTATGGAACAGCTTGGGCTGCAACAAGACACAAAATGCACTGGCGAAGCAGAGGAAGCTAAAGAAACTTCTGAGGTGGTGGCTGCGTGCAAAGAAGATTTTGAAGACTTAGAAGacgatagaaagaaacaaggagGCGCAAAACCATTGCAACGGGAGAGCTTATCTATTGCAAGTGAACATCCTGGAAATGTTGAATCTGTTCATAAATCTGAAGAGAAGCCAGTACTGCCTTTTGATCTGCCTTCTGAGGATATACTTTCTGATCCATGCATCGAATTTGCTATAAAAACCCTCACTGGTATAAGTTTTGATACTTCCACTGAGAGTGCACTTGAATTCAGCAATAGCAGGAACTCTTTAGGGGACTTGGCTCATCTTAATGTGCATGGTGAAAACATGGAAACTGAGAAAGAGGAGAATGAAAAGCAGGGGTGTGGTGTTGTTTTGCCTCTTCAAAAACTAGCTCAGCCAGAAAAACATGTGGGGAAAGTTAGTGCTGAAGAAACTGCTGGTGATGTGCCGGGCTCCTCTCTGAACTTACCTTTTGGGGATTCATGGGCGGATCCGTGCATTGAATTTGCTATAAAAACTCTCACGGGTGCGATTCCTGTGGAGTATGGTTTGGACGTACATGACTTGATTCAGCAACAGATGCGTTCATCACAAATGCAAGAAGCTAGCGACTTGAATTTGTCCAATGCTGGTCTAGATAACTTTTGCCGAACTGATTTGTTGTGGCAGCATTCTGCCGACACGGCAGTTAAGCCTGTCTGTAGACCTCAAGCAGGATTAGTGCCCACGGCACCACATACTGGCAATGTAGATTTCCAAAGATCAAGTGGAAGTGTTCGACGCCAACACCGTCAGGACAGAAGCAACAAATGCCAGAGATAG
- the LOC104424404 gene encoding protein phosphatase inhibitor 2 has translation MKGNKSRVQWDENNLGEIEANKPVRQKITEPKTPYHPMIDDDGSLSPMRGPFDECVDDHAEAILTALNDVASSSTKSNRRSGWTSSEDEGDAMEPDDEDSETDKSGMTFREHRRAHYDEFLKVRELRKQGSVLEEVEEDPEEMEKANGAHDSSSSLSAGVKDIEIDDSTVSSAGLPANTA, from the exons ATGAA GGGTAACAAGAGCCGTGTGCAGTGGGATGAGAATAATTTGGGTGAGATAGAAGCGAATAAACCCGTTAGGCAGAAAATTACAGAACCCAAGACGCCGTATCATCCcatgattgatgatgatg GTTCGCTATCTCCAATGCGGGGTCCTTTTGATGAGTGCGTCGATGATCACGCAGAAGCTATACTTACTGCTCTAAATGATGTGGCTTCTTCGAGTACAAAATCTAATAGACGATCTGGCTGGACATCATCTGAGGATGAGGGAGATGCTATGGAACCAGATGATGAAG ATTCAGAAACTGACAAGAGCGGGATGACCTTCAGGGAGCACAGACGAGCGCACTACGACGAGTTCTTGAAAGTGAGAGAACTCCGGAAGCAAGGGTCTGTGCTCGAGGAAGTGGAGGAGGACCCTGAAGAGATGGAGAAGGCCAACGGCGCGCACGATTCCTCGTCATCTTTAAGCGCCGGCGTGAAGGACATTGAGATCGACGACAGCACGGTCTCTTCGGCAGGGCTGCCAGCTAACACAGCTTAA
- the LOC104424403 gene encoding uncharacterized protein LOC104424403, whose translation MASRAPSEAWRDEKHFRFLNSVEASFVRTVFGNKNADGSGGSDDGGLRLDRYLPDSSESTQDLQSQRRKKTATSSSSSSSDGMGPGRGRDRTVGRTGDRGRFHRNRRKIPLTIRWSHSLLISKVERGPIKCNAPFWRRHVAPSNQ comes from the exons ATGGCGTCGCGGGCGCCGTCGGAGGCGTGGAGGGACGAGAAGCATTTCCGCTTCTTGAACTCGGTGGAGGCTTCCTTCGTGCGCACTGTCTTCGGAAACAAGAACGCcgacggcagcggcggcagcGACGACGGCGGTCTCCGCCTTGATCGGTATCTTCCCGACAGCTCCGAGTCCACCCAGGATTTGCAGTcccaaaggaggaagaagaccgcaacctcgtcatcgtcatcgtcttcag ACGGGATGGGGCCAGGTCGAGGGCGAGATCGGACGGTAGGCAGGACAGGAGATCGAGGAAGGTTTCATCGCAATCGAAGAAAAATTCCTCTCACGATCAG GTGGTCCCACAGCTTGCTGATATCAAAGGTTGAGAGGGGACCCATCAAGTGCAATGCCCCGTTCTGGAGGCGACACGTGGCACCTTCCAACCAATGA
- the LOC104424406 gene encoding methyl-CpG-binding domain-containing protein 13 isoform X2, whose product MADESSDEWLPSGWTVTVRVKRSGRKDRLYTSPDGIRYSTKVEVLRYLKTVPCNSPQPKEEKNVLLEQSVGSSCDGIVHTDSFPSKEDRKINPDQYDKNRYDHTARNSPPPFKEEHKIGLEHCSKDFSCNAIESGSPTFKGKKIVCGDAVDSCTLLPVGQEVDLDRLVKMVCSESAENHSTLTREEDKSSHQQSPKDVCSDTAWISSSTFKEEKIFSLDDSAKEAHENKTESTSPSLKQNNKARRQQPTVNVVVEKVVAEGLPEGWTKEIKVKRKNGTIIRRDPYYTDPVSGYVFRSMKDVRRYLDTGDIGRLAYKPPDKDEIDAELEDSKITLPVVTKKQKLSVVETEGTDDQGLQQSECVTDKHMPTSDQPEEVIPVLGDAVGREGTDFSCSRVSDAEGLEQKQEKSNCSEKDLPVPEGRTLFEEHSQNLVVAEGNKEIETSIQKSQEKKKKKKGLAVPQRASKRLAGIAVDPTVEITTVRANRGPAKHVNQEEVSQAKDTTSGSGVAPEPQSMEQLGLQQDTKCTGEAEEAKETSEVVAACKEDFEDLEDDRKKQGGAKPLQRESLSIASEHPGNVESVHKSEEKPVLPFDLPSEDILSDPCIEFAIKTLTGISFDTSTESALEFSNSRNSLGDLAHLNVHGENMETEKEENEKQGCGVVLPLQKLAQPEKHVGKVSAEETAGDVPGSSLNLPFGDSWADPCIEFAIKTLTGAIPVEYGLDVHDLIQQQMRSSQMQEASDLNLSNAGLDNFCRTDLLWQHSADTAVKPVCRPQAGLVPTAPHTGNVDFQRSSGSVRRQHRQDRSNKCQR is encoded by the exons ATGGCGGACGAGAGCTCCGATGAGTGGCTTCCCTCCGGCTGGACTGTGACTGTCAGAGTGAAGCGGAGCGGCCGGAAGGATAGG CTTTACACCTCTCCTGATGGAATCAGATACTCTACCAAGGTGGAGGTGTTGCGCTATCTGAAAACTGTACCATGTAATTCTCCTCAAccaaaagaggagaaaaatgtCCTCCTTGAGCAATCTGTGGGCAGTTCTTGTGATGGCATTGTACACACCGActcttttccatcaaaagagGATAGAAAGATCAACCCTGATCAATATGACAAGAATCGCTATGATCACACTGCACGAAACAGCCCTCCTCCATTCAAGGAGGAGCATAAGATTGGCCTTGAGCATTGTTCAAAAGATTTTTCGTGCAATGCTATAGAGAGTGGCTCTCCTACTTTCAAAGGGAAGAAAATCGTTTGTGGCGATGCTGTAGACAGCTGTACTCTTCTTCCCGTAGGACAGGAGGTTGATCTTGATCGACTTGTGAAAATGGTTTGTAGTGAAAGTGCAGAAAACCACTCTACTCTAACCAGAGAGGAGGACAAGAGCAGCCATCAGCAATCCCCAAAAGATGTTTGCAGTGACACTGCATGGATCTCCTCTTCTACTTttaaagaggagaaaatattcagccTTGACGATTCTGCAAAAGAAGCTCATGAAAACAAGACAGAAAGTACCTCTCCTAGTTTGAAGCAGAACAACAAAGCACGGCGTCAGCAGCCTACTGTAAAT GTTGTAGTTGAAAAGGTTGTGGCAGAAGGGTTACCCGAGGGATGGAccaaagaaattaaagtgaaaaggaagaatGGTACCATCATCAGGAGAGATCCG TACTACACTGACCCTGTGAGTGGATATGTCTTCCGCTCGATGAAAGATGTCCGTCGATATCTTGACACTGGAGACATTGGGAGGCTTGCATATAAGCCGCCAGACAAAGATGAGATTGATGCTGAATTAGAAGACAGCAAAATCACT TTGCCCGTTGTTACCAAGAAGCAGAAATTATCGGTTGTTGAAACTGAAGGTACAGATGATCAGGGATTGCAACAGAGTGAATGTGTGACAGATAAACATATGCCTACATCTGACCAACCTGAAGAAGTCATACCTGTACTTGGAG ATGCTGTGGGCAGGGAGGGAACTGATTTCAGCTGCTCAAGAGTTTCTGATGCTGAAGGTCTAGAGCAGAAGCAAGAGAAGAGCAACTGCAGTGAAAAGGATCTTCCAGTTCCTGAAGGCAGAACCCTCTTTGAGGAGCATTCGCAGAATTTGGTGGTGGCAGAAGGAAACAAAGAGATCGAAACTTCCATCCAAAAATcccaggagaagaagaagaagaagaaagggctTGCCGTTCCTCAGCGAGCTTCAAAACGACTTGCTGGCATTGCCGTTGATCCCACAGTGGAAATAACAACAGTTCGAGCAAATAGAGGCCCGGCAAAGCATGTTAATCAGGAGGAAGTTAGTCAGGCTAAAGATACCACAAGTGGTAGTGGTGTTGCTCCTGAACCCCAAAGTATGGAACAGCTTGGGCTGCAACAAGACACAAAATGCACTGGCGAAGCAGAGGAAGCTAAAGAAACTTCTGAGGTGGTGGCTGCGTGCAAAGAAGATTTTGAAGACTTAGAAGacgatagaaagaaacaaggagGCGCAAAACCATTGCAACGGGAGAGCTTATCTATTGCAAGTGAACATCCTGGAAATGTTGAATCTGTTCATAAATCTGAAGAGAAGCCAGTACTGCCTTTTGATCTGCCTTCTGAGGATATACTTTCTGATCCATGCATCGAATTTGCTATAAAAACCCTCACTGGTATAAGTTTTGATACTTCCACTGAGAGTGCACTTGAATTCAGCAATAGCAGGAACTCTTTAGGGGACTTGGCTCATCTTAATGTGCATGGTGAAAACATGGAAACTGAGAAAGAGGAGAATGAAAAGCAGGGGTGTGGTGTTGTTTTGCCTCTTCAAAAACTAGCTCAGCCAGAAAAACATGTGGGGAAAGTTAGTGCTGAAGAAACTGCTGGTGATGTGCCGGGCTCCTCTCTGAACTTACCTTTTGGGGATTCATGGGCGGATCCGTGCATTGAATTTGCTATAAAAACTCTCACGGGTGCGATTCCTGTGGAGTATGGTTTGGACGTACATGACTTGATTCAGCAACAGATGCGTTCATCACAAATGCAAGAAGCTAGCGACTTGAATTTGTCCAATGCTGGTCTAGATAACTTTTGCCGAACTGATTTGTTGTGGCAGCATTCTGCCGACACGGCAGTTAAGCCTGTCTGTAGACCTCAAGCAGGATTAGTGCCCACGGCACCACATACTGGCAATGTAGATTTCCAAAGATCAAGTGGAAGTGTTCGACGCCAACACCGTCAGGACAGAAGCAACAAATGCCAGAGATAG
- the LOC104424405 gene encoding putative uncharacterized protein DDB_G0287975, with protein MQIQLKCSCGDGSCPEWAIVELQGVVEVQPSFQGQLQNLEIGKLCRPSSQEVYTFTVGYHELTGSKVLLKKPFLVLKKVKLMDAEQSSNTDSANSPKVELEVVGIIRHRILFKTRPKALISRPEPVVKATAHASGSIASNSSQ; from the exons ATGCAGATTCAATTGAAGTGTAGCTGTGGGGATGGAAGCTGCCCTGAGTGGGCCATCGTCGAATTGCAAGGCGTGGTTGAGGTTCAACCGTCGTTCCAAGGTCAGCTGCAAAACCTTGAAATTGGAAAGCTTTGCCGTCCTTCGTCACAG GAAGTCTACACTTTTACTGTTGGCTATCATGAATTAACGGGTTCAAAAGTGCTGCTAAAGAAACCATTTCTGGTTTTGAAGAAAGTAAAACTCATGGATGCAGAGCAAAGCTCCAATACTGATTCAGCCAATTCACCGAAGGTTGAGCTAGAAGTTGTTGGCATCATCAGGCATCGGATATTGTTCAAGACCAGGCCAAAGGCCCTCATTTCCC GACCAGAGCCGGTTGTCAAGGCAACAGCACATGCATCGGGTTCAATTGCGTCAAACTCATCTCAATGA
- the LOC104424407 gene encoding membrane steroid-binding protein 1: MALQLWETLKESIVAYTGLSPATFFTVLALGLAVYYVASSLFGSPADHHQRPRDYQEQMQPLPPPVQLGEISEEELKQYDGADPKKPLLMAIKGQIYDVSQSRMFYGPGGPYALFAGKDASRALAKMSFEEKDLTGDISGLGPFEIDALQDWEYKFMSKYVKVGTIKKTVPVTEGESTAEPAEVADKDVPKTSEDGPSESTEAKTEEIPSSVKTEDAE, encoded by the exons ATGGCGCTGCAGCTGTGGGAGACCCTCAAGGAATCCATCGTCGCCTACACCGGCCTCTCGCCGGCGACCTTCTTCACCGTCCTCGCCCTCGGCCTCGCCGTCTACTACGTCGCCTCCAGCCTCTTCGGCTCGCCGGCCGACCACCACCAGCGGCCGCGGGACTACCAGGAGCAGATGCAGCCCCTGCCCCCTCCCGTCCAGCTCGGCGAGATCTCCGAGGAGGAGCTCAAGCAGTACGACGGCGCCGACCCCAAGAAGCCCCTCCTGATGGCCATCAAGGGTCAGATCTACGACGTGTCCCAGAGCAG GATGTTTTATGGGCCAGGAGGTCCCTATGCTCTATTTGCTGGAAAGGATGCAAGCAGAGCTCTTGCAAAGATGTCATTTGAAGAGAAAGATCTGACTGGGGATATATCTGGTCTTGGCCCATTTGAAATTGATGCTTTGCAGGACTGGGAGTACAAGTTCATGAGCAAGTATGTTAAGGTCGGAACCATCAAGAAGACTGTCCCAGTGACAGAAGGAGAGTCCACTGCTGAACCTGCAGAAGTCGCTGATAAAGATGTGCCTAAGACGAGTGAAGATGGCCCATCGGAGAGCACTGAGGCTAAAACTGAAGAAATCCCCTCATCAGTCAAAACTGAGGATGCTGAGTGA